Proteins encoded by one window of Flavobacteriales bacterium TMED191:
- the atpG gene encoding ATP synthase F1 subunit gamma, translated as MANLKEIRSRISSVSSTMKITSAMKMVSAAKLKKAQDRMTNIKPYSSGISTIINNLLPCVSKSEILLKSHFSTNGKHLVIAVASNRGLCGGFNANIYKETKKHIDNKSLEVFAIGKKAIEIFKRSNYSLVETNSNILDNPQIAESKKLSQDIISKFLNGDWERVSLIYNKFKNAATQMVVKEQLLPIEIKDESLVSNKDYIFEPDKTSIINSLVPNKIHTQLFEAILNSIAAEHGARMTAMHKATDNANELKQDLTLSYNRQRQAAITNEILEIVAGAEALKGS; from the coding sequence ATGGCAAACTTAAAGGAAATAAGGTCTAGAATTAGTTCTGTTTCATCTACGATGAAAATTACTAGTGCGATGAAAATGGTATCTGCTGCTAAATTAAAAAAGGCTCAAGATAGAATGACTAATATTAAACCTTACTCATCCGGTATTTCAACAATTATTAATAATCTGTTGCCTTGTGTAAGCAAATCCGAGATACTGTTAAAGTCACACTTTTCAACAAATGGTAAACATCTCGTAATAGCTGTTGCTTCCAACCGAGGACTCTGTGGTGGCTTTAATGCAAATATTTATAAAGAAACTAAAAAACATATAGATAATAAATCATTAGAAGTATTCGCAATCGGTAAAAAAGCTATTGAAATATTTAAAAGGTCAAATTACAGTTTAGTTGAAACGAATTCTAATATTTTAGATAACCCCCAAATAGCAGAATCTAAAAAGTTATCACAAGATATCATTAGTAAATTCTTAAACGGTGATTGGGAAAGAGTCTCTCTTATTTATAATAAATTTAAAAATGCAGCAACTCAGATGGTTGTAAAGGAACAATTATTACCTATAGAAATTAAGGATGAGTCACTTGTTAGCAACAAAGATTATATTTTTGAACCCGATAAAACTAGTATTATTAACTCTCTAGTTCCTAATAAAATACACACACAATTATTTGAAGCTATTCTCAACTCCATTGCTGCAGAGCACGGTGCACGAATGACAGCAATGCATAAAGCAACTGATAATGCAAACGAACTAAAACAAGACTTAACACTGTCTTACAATCGACAACGACAGGCAGCTATAACAAATGAAATTTTAGAAATAGTTGCTGGAGCAGAGGCACTGAAGGGATCTTAG